A portion of the Sus scrofa isolate TJ Tabasco breed Duroc chromosome 5, Sscrofa11.1, whole genome shotgun sequence genome contains these proteins:
- the KLRG1 gene encoding LOW QUALITY PROTEIN: killer cell lectin-like receptor subfamily G member 1 (The sequence of the model RefSeq protein was modified relative to this genomic sequence to represent the inferred CDS: inserted 1 base in 1 codon): MKMTDNVVYSVLEFSMAPQAQNDHRLQPKASSRSSLSCYVAVALGLLGVILASLLLFQWILCQGSTVSTCASCPSCPDLWMGHGDYCYYFSVEKKDWNSXLEFCLAKDAHLFMFRDNQEMVLIQNFLQNDFYWIGLRNTSDWRWEDGSALNTSKISSNSYVQKCGTISKDGLLASSCEVLCHGCVRRTRTEAFPPLFSKHLK; the protein is encoded by the exons ATGAAGATGACTGACAATGTCGTTTATTCTGTATTAGAGTTTTCTATGGCACCTCAAGCCCAAAATGACCACAGGCTGCAGCCGAAAG CTTCTTCAAGATCCTCTCTCTCTTGCTATGTGGCAGTAGCTTTGGGGCTTCTGGGTGTCATTCTAGCAAGTTTGCTGCTCTTCCAGTGGATTCTGTGCCAGG GTTCCACGGTCTCCACGTGTGCCAGCTGTCCTAGCTGCCCCGACCTCTGGATGGGGCACGGTGACTACTGTTACTACTTctcagtggagaaaaaggacTGGAATT AGCTGGAATTCTGCTTGGCCAAAGATGCACATCTCTTTATGTTTAGAGACAATCAGGAAATG GTACTGATCCAAAATTTCCTCCAAAATGACTTTTACTGGATTGGTCTGAGAAACACTTCTGACTGGAGGTGGGAAGATGGATCAGCCCTAAATACCTCAAA AATTTCTTCAAACAGCTATGTACAGAAGTGTGGTACCATCAGCAAAGATGGTCTCCTAGCCTCTAGCTGTGAAGTCCTTTGCCATGGGTGTGTAAGAAG GACACGGACTGAAGCTTTTCCACCCTTGTTTTCCAAACACCTAAAGTAG